The proteins below come from a single Bacteroidota bacterium genomic window:
- a CDS encoding sodium:solute symporter, which yields MLTPLDYSVIAIYIIGVIAFGIWSGGRQGDSKDYFLGNKDLPWWAICFSIVATETSTLTVIGIPAVSYGGALTFIQITFGYLLGRVIVSYLLLPRYFEGEFQTAYAFLGDRFGKATQKTASVTFLITRLLADGVRLFATAIPIKLIADAAGFSLSYMTIIGLIGVLTILYTMIGGIKAVVWMDVVQMTVYVGGAIFAIFVLLGDSPAGWWAEAQAAGKTKVIDFELGRPLSYLLTHPYAFLTALFGGAVFTMASHGSDQLIVQRLLACRDLQDSKRALIGSGVLVMVQFVIFLFVGLLLWIHFGGATPQELGLSRADEIFPRFIIEGLPGGLSGFILAGIIAAAMSTLSSSLNALSSSSVMDLYADLRKGEMDSATSLKVARVFTLIWGIVFILFAGLFEDQTNPVVELGLAIATFTYGGMLGLFLLGLFVKRAQQKEAITGFVLAVIAMVLIIKGLRFSETNGWLFILNSGDNPQGTVDGLLSVAWPLYTLMGAAITVGIGGLLSLRKS from the coding sequence ATGTTGACCCCTTTAGATTATTCCGTTATTGCAATATACATTATAGGTGTCATTGCATTTGGTATATGGTCAGGTGGCCGGCAGGGGGATAGCAAAGACTATTTCCTCGGCAACAAAGATTTACCGTGGTGGGCCATTTGTTTTTCAATCGTAGCGACCGAAACAAGCACGTTGACTGTGATTGGTATTCCGGCTGTTTCGTATGGCGGTGCGCTGACGTTCATCCAGATCACCTTTGGCTATTTACTGGGGCGGGTGATTGTGAGTTATCTGCTTTTGCCGCGGTATTTTGAAGGAGAATTCCAAACAGCATACGCTTTTCTAGGAGACCGCTTTGGCAAAGCAACCCAAAAAACAGCGTCTGTCACGTTCTTGATAACCCGACTGCTTGCAGATGGTGTACGGCTGTTTGCCACGGCCATCCCGATCAAGTTAATAGCTGATGCCGCAGGATTTTCGCTTAGTTACATGACGATCATCGGTCTCATTGGTGTGCTTACCATTCTTTACACCATGATTGGTGGCATTAAGGCAGTTGTGTGGATGGACGTGGTGCAGATGACGGTTTATGTAGGTGGAGCTATCTTTGCCATTTTTGTGTTGCTTGGTGACTCGCCTGCTGGTTGGTGGGCAGAAGCGCAAGCGGCAGGCAAGACAAAAGTCATCGACTTTGAATTAGGCCGGCCGCTCAGTTATCTGCTGACCCATCCCTATGCATTCCTCACCGCGTTGTTTGGGGGTGCGGTGTTTACCATGGCCTCACATGGATCAGACCAGCTCATTGTCCAGCGCCTGCTGGCCTGTCGCGACTTACAAGACAGCAAGCGCGCCCTGATTGGGAGCGGCGTACTGGTGATGGTGCAATTTGTAATCTTCCTCTTTGTTGGTCTTTTGTTGTGGATACATTTTGGCGGTGCCACACCGCAGGAATTGGGCCTCTCGCGTGCTGATGAGATTTTCCCTCGGTTTATCATTGAAGGATTGCCCGGTGGGTTGTCCGGATTCATTTTGGCCGGCATTATTGCGGCGGCCATGAGTACGCTGTCCAGTTCACTGAATGCACTCTCATCATCTTCCGTCATGGACTTGTATGCAGATTTGCGCAAGGGAGAAATGGACAGTGCAACTTCGCTTAAGGTAGCGCGGGTGTTTACCCTCATTTGGGGTATAGTGTTTATCCTCTTTGCAGGGCTTTTTGAGGATCAAACCAACCCGGTTGTCGAACTTGGATTGGCCATTGCAACTTTCACGTATGGGGGTATGCTTGGACTCTTTTTGCTGGGCCTTTTTGTCAAGCGTGCACAGCAGAAAGAAGCCATTACTGGCTTTGTATTAGCCGTTATTGCAATGGTTCTAATCATAAAAGGATTGCGCTTCA